In the genome of Conger conger chromosome 8, fConCon1.1, whole genome shotgun sequence, one region contains:
- the dusp6 gene encoding dual specificity protein phosphatase 6, translating into MLDKFKPVHFDSIMAISKTVDWLKEQVLARSNSLLVMDCRAHELYESSHVETAINVAIPSLMLRRLKKGNLPIKSLLANGEDREKFARRCKTDTIVLYDEYSREWNENVDGGSVLGLLLRRMKDEGYKAFYLEGGFSKFQTEFPALCETNLDSTSSNSSPTAQVLGLGGLRISSDSSDIESDIDRDPNSATDSDGSPLSNPQPSFPVEILPHLYLGCAKDSTNLDILEEYGIKYILNVTPNLPNLFENAGEFKYKQIPISDHWSQNLSQFFPEAIGFIDEARGQKCGVLVHCLAGISRSVTVTVAYLMQKLNLSMNDAYDIVKMKKSNISPNFNFMGQLLDFERTLGLNSPCDNRIPPTSTQPLYFTTPTNHNVFQLDPLQST; encoded by the exons ATGCTAGATAAGTTCAAACCCGTTCATTTCGATTCCATAATGGCGATCAGcaagacagtggactggctgaaAGAACAGGTTCTGGCGCGCAGCAACAGCCTGCTAGTGATGGACTGCCGAGCTCACGAGCTGTACGAATCCTCGCACGTTGAGACTGCGATAAACGTTGCCATTCCAAGCCTCATGCTTCGGCGACTGAAGAAGGGCAACCTGCCCATCAAGTCTCTTCTCGCCAACGGCGAGGACCGGGAGAAATTTGCCAGAAGGTGCAAGACGGATACCATCGTGCTTTACGACGAGTACAGTCGGGAATGGAACGAAAATGTTGACGGGGGCTCGGTGCTGGGATTGCTGCTGAGGCGGATGAAAGACGAAGGCTACAAGGCTTTTTATCTGGAAG GGGGCTTCAGCAAATTTCAAACAGAGTTCCCTGCCCTGTGTGAGACGAATTTGGACAGCACTTCCAGCAACAGTTCCCCCACGGCGCAAGTTTTGGGGTTAGGGGGACTACGGATAAGTTCCGACTCTTCAGACATTGAATCTGACATCGATCGTGACCCCAACAGCGCAACCGACTCGGACGGAAGTCCACTATCAAATCCTCAGCCTTCCTTCCCAGTGGAGATCCTGCCGCATTTATACCTGGGATGCGCAAAAGACTCCACAAATCTGGACATTTTGGAAGAATACGGCATCAAGTACATTCTGAACGTCACACCAAACCTGCCCAATCTATTTGAGAATGCTGGAGAGTTTAAGTACAAGCAGATCCCCATCTCCGACCACTGGAGCCAGAATCTTTCTCAGTTCTTCCCCGAAGCCATCGGCTTTATTG ATGAGGCCCGTGGTCAGAAGTGTGGAGTCCTGGTCCACTGTCTGGCTGGCATTAGTCGGTCTGTTACTGTCACTGTGGCCTACCTCATGCAGAAGCTCAACCTCTCCATGAATGACGCCTATGACATTGTCAAGATGAAGAAGTCAAACATCTCCCCAAACTTTAACTTCATGGGCCAGCTTCTGGACTTTGAACGGACTCTGGGCCTGAACAGTCCCTGTGACAACCGcatcccccccacctccacccaacCCCTCTACTTTACCACTCCCACCAACCACAACGTCTTTCAGCTGGATCCGTTGCAGTCCACGTGA